One window of Mangrovibacterium diazotrophicum genomic DNA carries:
- a CDS encoding UvrB/UvrC motif-containing protein, with product MKRLIEIADKLNELLNVAELDMSKLQSLAYELNEIPDLRIKLIDFEQYNEENLSKLTEEKLKYIKEQNFEKAANVREEEKECFKYANFQQYFNLKHSFFYPEEGKLFYFHLGTERNDRPVKYYLFGE from the coding sequence ATGAAAAGACTAATTGAAATTGCTGACAAACTAAATGAACTACTCAATGTAGCAGAATTGGACATGTCCAAACTTCAGTCTTTAGCATACGAACTAAATGAAATTCCTGATCTACGGATCAAGCTAATAGATTTCGAACAATACAACGAGGAGAACCTGTCAAAGCTCACCGAAGAAAAGCTCAAGTATATCAAGGAGCAGAATTTCGAAAAGGCCGCCAACGTCCGCGAGGAGGAAAAAGAATGCTTCAAATACGCCAACTTCCAACAGTACTTCAACCTCAAGCATTCGTTCTTTTATCCTGAAGAGGGAAAGCTGTTTTATTTTCATTTGGGTACGGAGAGAAACGATAGGCCAGTAAAATACTATCTTTTTGGTGAATGA
- a CDS encoding helix-turn-helix transcriptional regulator: MSDRKTVLRYFHVLNRLRKSPASFKEIDAYLNQQSEWQDENFQVSKRQFGRILKDIKSIFELDIDYDVSRDVYFIDEESESDITNRRLEALDTFQALKVGTDISKIIHFEQRHPQGSEYLMPLIQAIKKEVRVQFAYQKFWDNFLTTRMVEPYALKEFKNRWYLVAKDKKDDKIKTFGLDRLSNLILSNTKFAVPETFSVDKYFHHCFGIITPDEGEPEEIVICFPPHQGKYVKTMPLHGSQEVLTDDETELRIRLKIHRTYDFLLEILSHGDDIKVISPPELVLQVTDKYKNALNQYPNEKTN; encoded by the coding sequence ATGTCCGACCGCAAAACAGTACTCCGTTATTTTCACGTCCTAAACAGACTCCGCAAATCACCGGCCTCGTTCAAGGAAATTGATGCATATCTGAACCAGCAATCTGAATGGCAGGATGAAAACTTTCAGGTATCCAAACGCCAATTTGGCCGGATTTTGAAAGATATCAAATCCATCTTCGAGCTGGACATCGATTATGATGTCAGCCGCGATGTTTATTTCATTGATGAAGAGAGCGAGTCTGATATCACCAACCGGCGCTTGGAGGCCTTGGATACTTTTCAAGCTTTAAAAGTCGGTACGGACATTTCGAAAATTATCCATTTTGAACAACGTCATCCGCAAGGCTCCGAATATCTGATGCCTTTAATTCAGGCCATCAAAAAAGAAGTTCGAGTGCAGTTCGCTTACCAAAAGTTTTGGGATAACTTTTTAACCACAAGGATGGTTGAACCTTATGCCCTCAAAGAATTTAAAAATCGGTGGTACTTGGTGGCCAAAGACAAAAAGGACGATAAGATCAAAACCTTCGGCCTGGATCGTCTTTCCAATCTGATCCTGTCGAATACGAAATTCGCTGTCCCGGAGACTTTCAGTGTCGATAAGTATTTTCATCACTGTTTTGGGATCATTACACCTGATGAAGGAGAACCAGAAGAGATTGTTATTTGCTTCCCTCCTCACCAAGGCAAGTACGTAAAAACAATGCCTTTGCACGGATCGCAAGAAGTCTTGACTGACGACGAAACGGAACTGAGAATCCGTTTAAAAATTCACCGAACCTATGACTTCCTGTTGGAGATACTATCCCATGGTGACGATATTAAAGTAATCAGTCCGCCGGAGTTGGTACTGCAAGTCACAGATAAGTATAAAAACGCTCTAAACCAGTACCCCAATGAAAAGACTAATTGA
- a CDS encoding DEAD/DEAH box helicase — MKLKKFIPGLVEMIKESGFDQTPLEVQDLTIPKIMSGADLIVNAPAGSGKTTALVISVIQQLKSAFEEAPRAVIVVPTKEKAFELEEQFQKFGKKTDLRTFVVFDKGILQYQKDMIYEGLDILIGTPLRIDELLSATGIPTVKLKILAFDDAEQILTPRYQSIVYRLAYGLPKVQKVLLANEWTNRFDELEERALTNPIIIDASEEGDEEE, encoded by the coding sequence ATGAAACTGAAAAAATTTATTCCAGGCTTAGTTGAAATGATCAAGGAATCGGGATTTGATCAAACACCTCTTGAGGTTCAGGATTTAACCATTCCCAAGATCATGTCTGGAGCTGATTTAATTGTGAATGCTCCGGCTGGCAGTGGAAAAACAACGGCTTTGGTAATCAGCGTTATTCAGCAGCTAAAATCTGCTTTTGAAGAAGCACCTCGGGCCGTCATTGTTGTCCCGACTAAGGAGAAAGCGTTTGAACTGGAAGAACAGTTTCAGAAATTCGGAAAAAAAACGGATCTGCGCACCTTCGTGGTTTTCGACAAAGGGATTCTCCAATATCAAAAAGATATGATTTACGAAGGGCTTGATATTCTGATTGGAACACCACTTCGGATTGATGAATTGCTCAGTGCAACCGGAATCCCGACCGTGAAATTGAAAATACTGGCGTTTGATGATGCAGAGCAAATTTTGACACCAAGGTATCAGAGTATTGTTTATCGCCTGGCTTATGGCCTGCCGAAAGTTCAGAAAGTCTTGTTGGCGAACGAATGGACCAATCGCTTCGATGAGTTGGAAGAGCGTGCTTTGACCAATCCGATCATCATCGACGCATCAGAAGAAGGTGACGAAGAAGAATAA
- a CDS encoding aldo/keto reductase, producing the protein MKTRELGKSGLQVSTLGLGCMGLSFGYGPATDKAEAIKLIRSAYESGVTLFDTAEVYGPFTNEELVGEAVAPFRDQVVIATKFGFKDALTNNGMDSRPENIRAVAEASLKRLKTDYIDLFYQHRVDPNIPIEDVAGTVKELIQEGKVRHFGMSEAGARNIRKAHAVQPLTALQSEYSLWWREPENEIFDTLEELGIGFVPFSPLGRGFLTGTINENTKFDSTDFRSIVPRFSDENRKANLALVDQLKVIAAAKDATPAQVALAWLLAQKPWIVPIPGTTKLHRLQENIGAAKLELTSDDLKAIEETASKITVHGARYPESSQSMVNR; encoded by the coding sequence ATGAAAACAAGAGAATTAGGAAAAAGTGGATTGCAAGTTTCAACCTTAGGTTTAGGATGTATGGGGCTAAGTTTTGGCTACGGCCCTGCTACTGACAAAGCAGAAGCCATCAAATTGATTCGTTCGGCTTACGAGTCGGGAGTTACTCTTTTTGACACAGCCGAAGTGTATGGGCCATTTACCAATGAAGAATTGGTGGGTGAAGCAGTAGCGCCATTCCGTGACCAAGTTGTGATCGCAACCAAATTCGGCTTCAAAGACGCTCTGACAAATAATGGTATGGACAGCCGCCCTGAAAATATCCGGGCCGTAGCAGAAGCCTCTTTAAAACGTTTAAAAACCGACTATATCGATTTGTTCTACCAACACCGTGTCGATCCGAATATCCCGATCGAGGATGTTGCCGGTACTGTGAAAGAATTAATACAGGAAGGAAAAGTGCGACATTTTGGAATGTCGGAAGCGGGCGCCCGGAATATTCGCAAAGCACATGCAGTTCAACCACTAACTGCTTTGCAAAGTGAATACTCATTGTGGTGGCGTGAACCGGAAAACGAAATCTTTGATACTTTAGAAGAGCTAGGAATTGGCTTTGTGCCATTTAGTCCGCTGGGAAGAGGCTTTCTGACGGGAACAATCAACGAAAACACCAAATTTGACAGCACAGATTTTAGATCAATCGTTCCGCGCTTTTCCGACGAAAACCGTAAGGCAAACCTGGCTCTGGTTGATCAACTGAAAGTGATTGCAGCCGCTAAAGACGCCACCCCGGCACAGGTTGCGCTGGCTTGGTTGCTGGCTCAAAAGCCCTGGATTGTGCCCATTCCGGGAACGACCAAATTACACCGTCTGCAGGAAAATATTGGCGCAGCTAAACTGGAATTAACATCGGACGATTTGAAAGCTATCGAAGAAACCGCTTCAAAAATAACAGTTCACGGAGCCCGTTACCCGGAATCATCACAGAGCATGGTTAACCGTTAA
- a CDS encoding AAA family ATPase: protein MAHLNYQGIENFRLFKGLNNFDFAPISIFTGVNNSGKSSVLKSILLFRESVLKSRKLEKLLFSESSQRLGTFSDCFNDSLLGEKAISYTYKLPIPQFDDEIKIKFEFIPEESFPENGILKSFSILKNGESILHFANIVKVQETPFYNKKVAFDLDGSIRKSLTIDLPYFIDKCVKMIIARKEGAAGRAELSQSIQEAILDGALSEDSQLEAMMGYASSIEHGNSVFNSFYSQKSIIQVDPDCEKIDTSQPLFFLRNGLTDEIIDDEKFQEKIEARINTIANNTTFVSYDNHDVSGFPQSPLEWFLEYDITSFIISQREIEGRNEIILSEFGDYLFNTFIKDFISNSFKYVLNFFAGVNSLTSIRANTERLYRNSSDIVDINSLIINFIESNINGDPRIKKFINQSLQLFNIGDGISVERHQGTASEIFIHKGDAKRLLADLGFGYSQLIPIIMKIALIAKRNLIEEDSNIYKFLPSVLILEEPESNLHPSYQSKLMDLIINAAKTFNIQFFIETHSEYLIRKLQYFIAKKELTPNDVKLYYFHDQEDSAEKKKQFERIEIRPDGILKQDFGEGFYDESIRLTMDLLKIQNVN from the coding sequence ATGGCACACTTAAACTATCAAGGAATTGAAAATTTCAGACTCTTCAAAGGATTAAATAATTTTGATTTTGCTCCAATATCAATATTTACGGGTGTTAATAATTCAGGGAAAAGCTCTGTTTTAAAGTCTATTCTGTTATTTAGAGAAAGTGTGTTAAAATCAAGAAAGTTAGAGAAGCTATTATTCTCTGAAAGCTCTCAACGACTTGGTACATTTTCAGATTGCTTTAATGATTCTTTATTAGGTGAAAAGGCAATATCATATACATACAAACTCCCAATCCCACAATTTGATGATGAAATAAAAATTAAATTCGAATTTATCCCAGAAGAATCATTCCCGGAGAATGGAATTTTAAAAAGCTTTTCAATCCTCAAAAATGGAGAATCAATTTTGCATTTTGCAAATATTGTAAAAGTACAAGAAACTCCTTTCTATAATAAAAAAGTAGCTTTTGATTTAGACGGTTCAATAAGAAAATCTTTAACAATAGATCTGCCCTATTTTATAGACAAATGTGTGAAAATGATTATTGCAAGGAAGGAAGGAGCCGCTGGGCGAGCTGAACTTTCCCAAAGCATTCAAGAGGCTATCCTAGATGGAGCTCTTTCTGAAGATTCGCAATTGGAGGCAATGATGGGCTATGCAAGCTCTATTGAACATGGAAATTCTGTTTTCAATAGTTTCTATTCCCAAAAATCAATTATCCAAGTAGACCCGGATTGTGAAAAAATAGATACAAGTCAACCACTGTTTTTTTTAAGAAATGGTCTTACTGATGAAATAATAGATGATGAAAAATTCCAGGAAAAGATTGAAGCTCGAATAAATACAATAGCCAATAATACAACATTCGTTTCATATGATAATCATGATGTTTCAGGATTTCCTCAAAGTCCCTTAGAATGGTTTTTAGAATACGACATTACAAGTTTTATAATCTCTCAACGTGAAATTGAAGGTAGAAATGAAATAATTTTGTCAGAGTTTGGAGACTATCTCTTCAATACGTTTATCAAGGATTTCATTTCTAATAGCTTTAAATACGTATTGAATTTTTTTGCAGGCGTTAACTCACTTACTTCAATAAGGGCCAATACCGAAAGACTTTATCGAAACTCATCTGACATAGTTGACATAAATAGTTTAATAATAAATTTTATAGAATCAAATATTAATGGAGATCCGCGGATAAAAAAATTTATTAATCAATCTCTTCAGCTATTTAATATTGGAGATGGAATTTCGGTTGAAAGACATCAGGGAACGGCTTCTGAAATATTTATTCACAAAGGGGATGCTAAAAGATTACTGGCAGACCTAGGGTTTGGTTACTCTCAGCTGATACCAATAATCATGAAGATAGCCTTAATCGCGAAAAGAAACTTGATTGAGGAAGATTCGAATATATATAAATTTTTACCCTCTGTACTAATTCTTGAAGAACCAGAGAGTAATCTTCATCCTTCATACCAATCCAAATTAATGGACTTAATAATTAATGCAGCAAAAACTTTTAATATTCAATTTTTCATCGAGACTCATAGTGAATACTTGATACGGAAGCTCCAGTATTTTATTGCTAAAAAGGAACTTACGCCGAATGACGTTAAACTTTATTATTTTCATGATCAAGAAGACAGTGCTGAGAAAAAGAAGCAATTTGAAAGAATTGAAATAAGGCCAGATGGAATATTAAAACAAGATTTTGGTGAAGGCTTTTACGATGAATCGATCCGATTAACCATGGATTTATTGAAAATTCAAAACGTTAATTGA
- a CDS encoding HAD family hydrolase: MTTIKTGIIRLDCSIRKDTVFFFDMDGTLVDTDYSNNMAYSDAIQAVLGRNDIITVEPTQRLTRTVVAELIPYLNHSELQQIIAMKEFYYRHYLSHTTLILEVVDLLKKYYQTHKVVLVTKSCGNRTNLTLKYHGLEKYFDKLISLGHSNPTKNKYVYAINNLKITPGKIIVFENERSEMENAKAAGIPYSNILSPKDLNKYS; the protein is encoded by the coding sequence ATGACAACCATAAAAACTGGAATAATAAGGCTTGATTGCTCTATTAGAAAGGATACTGTTTTCTTTTTTGATATGGACGGAACATTGGTTGATACTGATTATTCAAACAATATGGCTTATTCAGACGCAATTCAGGCAGTATTAGGCAGGAACGATATAATCACGGTGGAACCAACTCAGAGGTTAACAAGAACCGTGGTAGCAGAACTAATACCGTATTTAAATCATTCTGAACTACAACAGATTATTGCCATGAAAGAATTCTATTACAGACACTATTTATCGCACACGACGCTTATTTTAGAGGTTGTTGATCTTCTTAAAAAGTATTATCAAACTCACAAAGTGGTATTGGTAACTAAAAGCTGTGGGAACAGAACCAATTTGACTCTCAAATACCATGGGTTAGAAAAATATTTTGATAAGCTGATTTCTCTAGGGCACAGTAATCCTACAAAAAATAAATATGTGTATGCAATAAATAATTTGAAAATTACTCCTGGAAAAATTATCGTTTTTGAGAATGAGCGTTCAGAGATGGAGAATGCAAAAGCAGCTGGTATACCGTATTCGAATATTTTATCACCAAAAGATTTAAATAAATACTCATGA
- a CDS encoding efflux RND transporter permease subunit: protein MQLKESFYQKFKSPLGIIFLIIIAVGLYSYSQMKVELLPNVTFPKVKIIADNGEQPVDKMLITVTRPLEEAIKKSENLQMIQSTTSRGTCEISAFFNWNTDIDLARQQIDARISESRTDLPADLKVVIEKMNPSILAAAGYSLEGDLSPVALKKIAQYTVKPYLEQIDGIREVAVTGGRNKEYQLVLNPEKMSALGITPEGIGKALSQTNFIRSNGYLNDNHRLYLSLTDAAVKDLGQLERTVVRSTGNSTVLLKDVADVKIDGQIEYLKIKANGKDVPLIAVMKQPEANLSDMDAQMKQRVNELNSHLLPKGVKMVPYYNQADFVDTAIKSIRDVLWVGILLAIIVTILFLRSFKSSIVILITVPVSLLLTIIAMKAFGFNLNIMTLGAIAAAIGLVIDDAVVVVEQIHRTHEEHPEENYRTVVPKAIKYLLPAMVGSSLSTIVIFLPFGLMTGVAGAYFNIMTQTMIITLTASFLVTWLLLPVLYLIFFGNTREKHLKTAEVRKQNWVLFFLKRPYIAIALVAVMIAGIFLIYPALPSGFLPEMDEGSIVLDFNSPPGTSLDETDLMLQKADQIVTSMPEVESYSRRAGTQMGFFITEPNRGDYLIKLKTKRERTTEEVIDDIRTRIEAQIPALTVDFGQVIGDMLGDLMSSTQPIEIKLFGNDTRQLEEYSQKIADVVDQVSGTADVFDGITIAGPSVVVEPDEAKLNRFNLTPDNFQYQLQTQLGGIVVGNIQEPLQMCDVRMIYPNRLGTTVDALKESQIFLPDGQLVPMKRVADVSLSQGVAEMNRENLKSVDYITARLNNRDLGSTLADIQKEIRTKINLPPGMNLEYGGAYKEQQQAFQELMLILILASVLVFTIILFLFRRIKVALLLIFLVMLAPAGSGLLLFLLNVPLNVGSYVGIIMIIGIVGEASIFTYLQYMEERQKGESVRDSIVYSISIRLRPKLMTALSAIMALLPLALGIGSGAQMHQSLAISVIGGLVFALPVLLIALPTFLGLIERD, encoded by the coding sequence ATGCAATTGAAAGAAAGTTTCTATCAAAAGTTCAAGAGTCCGCTGGGAATTATTTTCCTGATCATTATCGCTGTGGGGCTCTATTCGTACAGCCAAATGAAGGTGGAACTGCTGCCTAACGTTACATTTCCAAAGGTGAAAATCATTGCAGATAATGGCGAGCAACCGGTTGACAAAATGCTGATCACGGTTACGCGCCCACTGGAAGAGGCAATCAAAAAGAGTGAAAACCTGCAGATGATTCAATCAACCACGTCGCGTGGAACCTGCGAGATTTCAGCGTTTTTCAATTGGAACACCGATATTGACCTGGCTCGGCAGCAAATCGACGCCCGGATCAGCGAAAGCCGAACGGATTTGCCTGCAGACCTGAAAGTGGTGATTGAGAAGATGAACCCTTCCATTTTGGCTGCTGCCGGATATTCGCTGGAAGGTGATCTTAGTCCGGTTGCGTTGAAGAAGATCGCCCAATATACGGTGAAGCCCTATCTAGAGCAAATCGATGGAATTCGGGAAGTTGCCGTTACCGGTGGCCGAAATAAAGAATATCAGTTAGTGCTGAACCCCGAAAAAATGAGTGCATTGGGCATAACACCTGAAGGAATTGGTAAGGCACTTAGCCAGACAAACTTCATCCGCTCCAACGGCTACCTGAACGACAATCACCGACTTTACCTTTCTCTGACCGATGCCGCGGTTAAAGATCTCGGGCAATTGGAAAGAACGGTCGTCAGAAGTACCGGAAACAGCACTGTTCTTTTGAAGGATGTAGCAGACGTAAAAATAGACGGACAAATTGAGTACCTCAAGATTAAGGCGAATGGAAAAGATGTTCCGTTGATCGCGGTGATGAAGCAGCCTGAAGCGAACTTGTCGGATATGGACGCACAAATGAAGCAACGCGTGAATGAATTGAACAGCCATTTATTGCCCAAGGGGGTTAAAATGGTTCCCTATTACAACCAGGCTGATTTTGTAGACACAGCCATCAAGAGTATTCGCGACGTGCTTTGGGTGGGTATCCTGCTTGCCATCATTGTCACGATTCTCTTTCTGCGCTCTTTTAAAAGCAGTATCGTCATCCTGATTACCGTGCCGGTTTCGTTGCTGCTGACGATTATCGCGATGAAAGCATTCGGTTTCAACCTGAATATTATGACGCTTGGTGCCATTGCCGCCGCTATCGGCTTGGTGATAGATGATGCGGTTGTGGTGGTGGAGCAAATTCACCGAACGCACGAAGAACACCCAGAGGAAAACTATCGGACGGTGGTTCCGAAAGCCATTAAATACCTGTTGCCCGCCATGGTTGGCTCGTCGCTCAGCACCATTGTCATCTTTTTACCCTTTGGGCTGATGACGGGCGTTGCCGGTGCCTACTTCAATATCATGACGCAAACCATGATTATTACGCTGACGGCATCTTTCCTGGTCACTTGGCTACTGCTGCCGGTGCTCTACTTAATTTTCTTCGGGAACACCCGCGAAAAACATTTAAAGACGGCTGAAGTGCGGAAGCAAAATTGGGTGCTGTTTTTCCTCAAAAGGCCATACATTGCCATTGCGTTAGTCGCTGTCATGATCGCAGGAATTTTCTTGATTTATCCGGCTTTGCCGTCCGGTTTTCTACCTGAAATGGATGAAGGTTCCATTGTGCTTGATTTCAATAGTCCACCAGGAACATCGCTCGACGAAACAGACCTGATGCTGCAGAAAGCAGATCAGATCGTTACGAGCATGCCTGAAGTGGAAAGCTATTCCCGGCGTGCCGGTACCCAAATGGGCTTTTTCATTACAGAACCGAATCGCGGTGATTACCTGATCAAGTTGAAAACCAAACGGGAACGAACAACGGAAGAAGTTATTGACGACATCCGTACCCGAATCGAGGCTCAGATTCCAGCTTTAACTGTCGACTTCGGGCAAGTGATTGGGGATATGCTTGGCGACTTGATGAGTTCAACCCAGCCCATTGAAATCAAACTGTTTGGCAACGACACCAGGCAATTGGAGGAATACAGCCAAAAGATCGCCGATGTGGTTGATCAAGTGTCGGGAACGGCCGATGTTTTCGACGGGATTACCATTGCCGGGCCTTCGGTTGTTGTGGAACCGGACGAGGCCAAACTGAATCGTTTTAACCTGACACCAGACAACTTTCAGTACCAGTTGCAAACGCAGTTGGGGGGAATTGTGGTCGGCAATATTCAGGAGCCGTTGCAAATGTGCGATGTGCGAATGATTTACCCCAATCGTTTAGGCACTACAGTAGATGCACTAAAGGAATCTCAGATTTTCCTACCCGATGGGCAACTGGTGCCAATGAAACGGGTTGCTGACGTCAGTTTATCTCAGGGGGTGGCCGAAATGAACCGCGAAAACCTGAAAAGTGTGGATTACATTACCGCTCGGCTGAATAACCGGGACCTGGGAAGCACCCTCGCTGATATTCAGAAAGAAATACGCACGAAAATAAACCTGCCACCGGGAATGAATCTAGAATATGGTGGCGCCTACAAAGAACAGCAACAGGCCTTTCAAGAGCTGATGCTTATCCTTATTCTGGCCAGCGTGCTTGTTTTTACAATCATCCTTTTTTTGTTCCGAAGAATAAAAGTCGCGCTGCTACTTATCTTCCTGGTCATGCTGGCTCCCGCCGGAAGCGGCCTGTTACTTTTTCTGCTGAATGTGCCGTTGAATGTCGGCAGTTATGTGGGAATCATCATGATTATCGGGATCGTAGGGGAGGCTTCTATTTTTACCTACCTGCAATACATGGAAGAGCGTCAAAAAGGAGAAAGCGTTAGAGATTCGATCGTTTATTCGATTTCAATCCGTTTGCGCCCTAAACTAATGACAGCTCTCAGTGCGATTATGGCCCTGTTACCACTTGCTTTGGGAATTGGTTCGGGGGCGCAAATGCACCAATCGTTGGCGATCTCAGTTATCGGAGGATTGGTGTTTGCCTTACCCGTACTTTTGATTGCACTGCCAACCTTCCTGGGATTGATTGAGCGGGATTAG
- a CDS encoding AMP-binding protein, with product MIEKYLPQTTFTDFEDFKANYQLNIPVDFNFAYDVVDGWAEKEPNKRALLWTNDQGESRTYTFGDLKEITDRTAGYFSSLGIQKGDMVMAILKRRAEFWFTIIALHKIGAVIIPATHLLTSKDIIYRANAASIKAIICDGDDVILHHVNSAMPESPTVEKLISIGPNIPARWEDFQSGIKKAQPFERPEEPTKNEDPIIVSFTSGTTGDPKMVTLDSVYPLAHIVTAKYWQNLHEDSLHLTIADTGWLKAVWGKLYGQWLVGASVFVYDHEKFTPSAILEVLSKYQVTSLCAPPTIFRFLIREDLSKYDLSALEWCTIAGEALNPEVYDKFLALTGIKLREGYGQSETTLTIFTSPWVKPKPGSMGLPNPHYDIDLLTAEGHRAQAGEQGQIVIRYGDKYPSGLFNGYYRNKRLTNEVMVDGIYFTGDLAWRDEDGYFWFVGRADDVIKSSGYRIGPFEVESALMTHPDVVECAITGVPDEIRGQIVKATVVLAADCKHKAGPELAKELQDHVKQVTAPYKYPRIIEFVDELPKTISGKIRRVEIRAKDFI from the coding sequence ATGATTGAGAAGTATTTACCCCAAACGACTTTTACCGATTTTGAAGATTTTAAAGCAAACTATCAATTGAATATCCCGGTGGATTTCAATTTTGCTTACGATGTTGTGGATGGTTGGGCAGAAAAAGAGCCCAATAAAAGAGCCTTACTTTGGACAAACGACCAGGGAGAAAGCCGAACATATACGTTTGGCGACTTGAAAGAAATTACTGACCGCACAGCCGGTTACTTTTCATCTTTGGGAATCCAAAAAGGCGATATGGTTATGGCGATTCTGAAACGACGTGCCGAGTTTTGGTTCACCATCATTGCTTTACACAAAATCGGTGCGGTTATTATTCCCGCCACTCACCTACTCACTTCAAAAGATATTATTTACCGAGCCAACGCGGCCTCCATTAAAGCAATCATTTGCGATGGCGACGACGTAATCCTGCATCATGTCAATAGTGCGATGCCTGAATCGCCAACGGTTGAAAAGCTGATTTCGATTGGCCCCAATATCCCTGCGCGATGGGAAGACTTTCAGTCTGGTATTAAAAAAGCGCAACCGTTTGAGCGGCCGGAAGAACCAACTAAAAATGAAGATCCGATCATTGTGAGTTTTACCTCGGGAACAACTGGTGATCCGAAAATGGTCACACTCGACAGTGTTTACCCGCTGGCACACATTGTTACCGCAAAATACTGGCAAAACCTGCACGAAGACAGCCTTCACCTAACCATTGCCGACACCGGTTGGCTTAAAGCTGTTTGGGGAAAATTGTACGGACAATGGCTGGTTGGTGCTTCTGTTTTCGTCTACGATCACGAGAAGTTCACCCCTTCTGCAATATTGGAAGTTCTCTCGAAATACCAGGTTACTTCGCTTTGCGCACCGCCAACTATATTCCGCTTCCTGATTCGCGAAGACCTCTCCAAATACGATTTATCAGCTCTGGAATGGTGTACCATTGCCGGTGAAGCGCTGAATCCGGAAGTCTATGACAAGTTCCTTGCCCTGACCGGTATTAAACTGCGTGAAGGCTATGGCCAAAGTGAAACCACATTAACGATCTTTACTTCCCCTTGGGTGAAACCGAAACCCGGTTCGATGGGCTTGCCTAATCCGCACTACGATATCGACCTGTTGACCGCAGAGGGGCATCGTGCTCAAGCTGGAGAACAAGGCCAGATCGTGATCCGCTATGGCGATAAATACCCGTCCGGACTGTTTAATGGTTATTATCGCAACAAAAGATTAACCAACGAGGTGATGGTGGACGGAATTTACTTCACCGGCGATTTAGCATGGAGAGATGAAGATGGTTATTTCTGGTTTGTCGGAAGAGCCGACGACGTGATTAAAAGTTCCGGATACCGCATTGGGCCATTCGAAGTTGAAAGTGCATTAATGACACATCCGGATGTGGTAGAGTGTGCTATTACTGGTGTTCCTGATGAGATTCGCGGACAGATTGTGAAAGCGACCGTCGTATTGGCTGCTGATTGTAAGCACAAAGCCGGGCCTGAATTGGCAAAAGAACTTCAGGATCATGTAAAACAAGTAACTGCACCCTATAAATATCCACGGATCATCGAATTTGTGGATGAACTACCAAAGACGATCAGTGGTAAAATTCGCCGTGTGGAAATCAGAGCGAAAGACTTCATTTAA
- a CDS encoding helix-turn-helix domain-containing protein, which yields MSDIIRLDSVSQFNDLKGIETRHPKVSVFDYVDAKTKFLPDGRYSCGFYSVFLKEAVCGELQYGRNTYDYDLGTLVFVGPGQVLGIKNKTDYEPQGKTLLIHPDFINGTSLAKKMSSYSFFSYEQNEALHLSEREHQIIVDLFQKIDYELDQPFDKHSRTLISNNIETLLNYCLRFYDRQFITREDLNKGMLVHFENLLSDYYDSDKAQTLGLPTVGYFAEKLNLSANYFGDLMKKETGKSAQEHLHLKLIDKAKEKIFDTEKTISQIAYELGFQYPQHFSRLFKNETGYSPNEYRSMN from the coding sequence ATGAGTGATATTATCCGATTAGATAGCGTTTCTCAGTTTAATGATCTAAAAGGAATTGAAACCCGGCATCCGAAGGTTAGTGTGTTCGACTATGTTGATGCAAAAACGAAGTTTTTGCCGGATGGCCGGTATAGCTGCGGATTTTATTCTGTTTTCCTCAAGGAAGCTGTCTGTGGAGAATTGCAATATGGACGAAACACCTACGATTACGATTTGGGGACGCTCGTGTTTGTTGGTCCAGGCCAGGTGCTTGGCATTAAAAATAAAACAGACTACGAGCCACAAGGAAAAACGTTGTTGATTCACCCTGATTTTATAAACGGTACCTCGCTTGCAAAAAAAATGAGTTCGTATTCCTTCTTTTCCTATGAACAGAATGAAGCGCTACACTTGTCGGAACGGGAGCATCAGATTATTGTCGATTTGTTTCAGAAAATAGATTACGAACTGGATCAGCCATTCGATAAGCACAGCCGAACGTTGATTTCCAATAATATTGAAACATTGTTGAACTACTGTTTACGGTTCTACGACCGGCAATTTATTACCCGTGAAGACCTGAATAAAGGGATGTTGGTACATTTCGAAAACCTCCTGAGTGACTATTATGATTCGGATAAAGCGCAGACGCTGGGCCTCCCCACTGTCGGTTATTTTGCCGAAAAGCTAAATCTGTCGGCCAATTATTTCGGCGATCTCATGAAAAAGGAAACCGGAAAGTCGGCACAGGAACACTTGCACCTGAAATTGATTGACAAGGCAAAAGAAAAGATTTTCGATACCGAAAAGACCATTAGCCAGATTGCTTATGAACTGGGATTTCAATACCCGCAACATTTCAGTCGGTTGTTTAAAAACGAAACGGGTTACTCCCCTAATGAATACCGATCGATGAACTGA